From Planococcus halocryophilus, the proteins below share one genomic window:
- a CDS encoding pseudouridine synthase — translation MERLQKVLAHAGVASRRKSEQLILDGKVRVNGKTIKELGVKVSNSDKIEVEGVQLEKEQKVYHLLYKPRGVISAVSDDKNRKVVTDFFEGIEKRIYPVGRLDYDTSGLLIMTNDGEFANMLTHPKFEIDKTYVARLKGIPEKDDLRKLERGIKLEDGMTAPAKVKLLSGDKKTGKAIVQITIHEGRNRQVRRMFEAIGYPVQKLSREQFAFLTLHGLNAGESRELSAHEVKLLRVLAETGKRV, via the coding sequence ATTGATTTTGGACGGCAAAGTAAGAGTGAACGGAAAAACAATAAAAGAGCTTGGTGTGAAAGTTTCAAACTCAGATAAAATCGAAGTAGAAGGCGTTCAGCTTGAAAAAGAGCAGAAAGTCTATCATTTATTATATAAACCACGTGGCGTCATTTCCGCTGTTTCAGATGATAAAAACCGAAAAGTGGTAACAGACTTTTTTGAAGGAATTGAAAAACGTATTTATCCAGTTGGTCGTTTAGATTATGATACGTCTGGATTGTTAATCATGACAAACGATGGTGAATTTGCCAATATGCTTACACACCCGAAATTTGAAATTGATAAAACCTATGTTGCACGTTTAAAAGGAATTCCCGAAAAAGACGATTTAAGAAAATTAGAGCGTGGCATCAAGCTCGAAGATGGCATGACAGCACCTGCAAAAGTAAAGCTTTTGTCTGGCGATAAAAAGACAGGTAAAGCGATTGTGCAAATTACCATCCATGAAGGAAGAAATCGTCAAGTTCGAAGAATGTTCGAGGCAATTGGCTATCCAGTTCAAAAATTGAGCCGTGAACAATTTGCTTTTCTAACATTGCATGGCTTGAATGCTGGCGAATCACGTGAACTATCTGCTCATGAAGTTAAATTATTGCGTGTGTTAGCAGAAACGGGCAAGCGCGTCTAA
- a CDS encoding cytochrome c biogenesis protein ResB gives MEKLQCQCGHINPPGTILCESCGRSLTEKEQNSKMVDMRYEGTARRSQTYNKSMIDKIWNFFSSVKVGVGIIVLLLIAAAIGTILPQKAFVPANTEATIKDYYADTYGIVGQIYHALGFHDLYSSSWFIILVGMLAISLIIASLDRFVPLYKSLKNQRVLRHPSFMDKQRIYAEGSGAEDNTLKKAEEKLSELKYKIRTDKNGLLAEKGRFSRWGPYVNHIGLIIFLFGVMLRMMPGFYIDESLWIREGETRAIPEVPGYYLENKNFELENYSGEGGEEIFGEALDRVGTVAKNYQTDIVLYKKKEDALPGAVDGQEVVKEYPIRVNQPLKFDGYAIYQMDFRLDELKTMTFSFINKETEDSFGELTIDLIDPKKDYELDNGASVQLIGYYPDFSGFENGEPQTATPLPNNPGFLVKLFTPDTPEGETSFITIKNTVEPLGENEYKLAFQSVETRDVSGLTVRKDSTLPILGLGGLIFMIGVAQGMYFNHRRFWIQQKTDGTILLAGHTNKNWFGLKKDLDQVVEYASLPAYTDQQDEIDKQEKAEKEGEVLS, from the coding sequence ATGGAAAAATTGCAATGTCAATGCGGTCATATAAATCCGCCTGGTACGATACTTTGTGAATCGTGTGGGCGGTCTTTGACTGAAAAAGAACAAAATAGCAAAATGGTCGACATGCGTTATGAAGGAACTGCAAGGCGTTCACAAACTTATAATAAATCTATGATTGATAAGATTTGGAACTTTTTCTCAAGTGTTAAAGTCGGTGTCGGGATTATTGTTTTACTGCTAATAGCTGCGGCGATAGGAACAATCTTGCCACAGAAAGCATTTGTTCCTGCTAATACAGAAGCAACGATTAAAGATTATTACGCTGATACGTATGGTATAGTTGGTCAAATTTATCATGCACTTGGTTTCCATGATTTATACAGTTCGTCTTGGTTTATTATTTTAGTTGGAATGTTAGCTATTTCGTTAATTATTGCCAGCTTAGATCGTTTTGTGCCTCTTTATAAATCATTAAAAAATCAACGTGTTTTGCGTCATCCAAGCTTTATGGACAAGCAGCGAATTTACGCTGAAGGGTCAGGAGCAGAAGACAACACGCTGAAAAAAGCAGAAGAAAAATTATCCGAGTTGAAATACAAAATCCGCACAGATAAAAATGGCTTATTAGCTGAAAAAGGTCGTTTTTCTAGATGGGGTCCTTATGTCAATCACATCGGACTGATCATCTTTTTATTCGGAGTTATGTTACGTATGATGCCAGGATTTTATATTGATGAGAGTCTTTGGATTCGCGAAGGTGAAACAAGAGCAATACCGGAAGTACCTGGTTATTACTTGGAAAACAAAAACTTCGAACTTGAAAATTATTCAGGTGAAGGCGGAGAAGAAATTTTCGGTGAAGCTTTGGATCGTGTCGGTACAGTAGCTAAAAACTATCAAACAGACATTGTTTTGTATAAAAAGAAAGAAGATGCACTACCTGGAGCAGTTGATGGCCAAGAAGTTGTGAAAGAATATCCAATTCGTGTAAATCAACCATTAAAATTTGACGGATATGCTATTTATCAAATGGATTTCCGTCTAGATGAGCTTAAAACAATGACGTTTTCGTTTATTAATAAAGAGACAGAAGACTCTTTTGGTGAATTGACCATTGATTTGATCGATCCGAAAAAAGATTATGAACTTGATAATGGAGCTTCTGTTCAATTGATTGGTTATTATCCGGATTTCTCAGGATTTGAAAATGGTGAACCGCAAACGGCTACACCATTACCGAACAATCCTGGCTTTTTAGTGAAATTATTTACACCTGATACGCCAGAAGGGGAAACAAGCTTTATTACGATTAAAAATACTGTTGAGCCTTTAGGGGAAAATGAGTATAAATTAGCCTTCCAAAGTGTTGAAACACGCGATGTTTCAGGTTTAACAGTTCGTAAAGACAGCACCTTGCCGATTCTTGGCCTTGGCGGTTTAATCTTTATGATTGGTGTAGCTCAGGGGATGTATTTTAATCATCGTCGATTCTGGATTCAGCAAAAAACTGACGGCACTATTTTACTAGCCGGTCATACCAACAAAAACTGGTTCGGCTTGAAAAAAGATTTAGACCAAGTTGTTGAATATGCATCATTGCCCGCTTACACAGATCAGCAAGATGAAATCGACAAACAAGAGAAAGCGGAAAAGGAAGGTGAAGTATTGTCATGA
- the ccsB gene encoding c-type cytochrome biogenesis protein CcsB produces the protein MTLAEISSSLLYVAFVAYLIATFVFGGAVKGNKEGTFRSESRWGMVAITITLIGFAANLGYFFTRWGATGHAPLSNMFEFTTAFGMTLVGGFIILYFLYKTPVLGMIVLPVALLIIAFASMFPSEVSPLIPALQTNWLAIHVSTVVIAEGILAISAAAGLIYLLKVVDLTKKSKQRMGLEAIMYSLVLVLGFVIASSFFSLTGYEAEFTYVDKESKDAVVTYTMPPIFGMNDYVALTDDAMTPLLEMPAIVHAGKLTTVVWSILFGTVLYWLIRLVFRKRIAAILKPFVKNVNIQLMDEIGYRAVIIGFPVFTLGALIFAMIWAQIAWSRFWGWDPKEVWALITWLFYAAYLHLRLGKGWQGEKSAWLAVLGFIIIMFNLVAVNLIIAGLHSYA, from the coding sequence ATGACGTTAGCTGAAATAAGTTCAAGTTTATTATATGTAGCCTTTGTCGCTTATCTTATTGCAACATTTGTTTTCGGCGGAGCAGTTAAAGGAAATAAAGAAGGTACCTTCAGATCAGAATCACGATGGGGTATGGTGGCAATTACCATCACGCTTATCGGTTTTGCTGCCAACCTTGGCTACTTCTTCACGAGATGGGGAGCTACAGGTCATGCGCCATTAAGTAATATGTTCGAATTCACAACGGCGTTCGGAATGACTTTAGTGGGTGGATTTATCATTTTATACTTCTTGTATAAAACCCCTGTTTTGGGCATGATCGTATTGCCTGTAGCATTATTGATCATCGCATTCGCTAGTATGTTCCCAAGCGAAGTCAGCCCGCTTATTCCGGCGCTTCAAACAAACTGGTTGGCGATTCATGTCAGCACAGTTGTTATTGCAGAAGGAATTTTGGCAATTAGTGCAGCTGCGGGCTTGATTTATTTATTGAAAGTTGTAGATCTTACGAAAAAATCCAAGCAACGAATGGGCTTAGAAGCCATTATGTATTCGCTTGTATTGGTTCTTGGGTTTGTAATCGCTAGTAGTTTCTTCTCGTTAACAGGCTATGAAGCAGAATTTACTTATGTGGATAAAGAAAGTAAAGATGCGGTTGTGACTTACACAATGCCACCGATTTTTGGCATGAATGACTATGTCGCGTTAACAGACGACGCCATGACACCACTTTTAGAGATGCCTGCGATTGTCCATGCAGGAAAATTGACGACTGTTGTATGGTCAATTCTGTTCGGTACGGTTTTATATTGGCTAATTCGTTTAGTTTTCAGAAAACGTATAGCGGCGATTTTAAAACCATTTGTTAAAAATGTTAACATACAATTGATGGATGAAATTGGTTATCGTGCCGTAATTATTGGATTCCCAGTATTTACATTAGGTGCATTAATCTTCGCCATGATTTGGGCGCAAATTGCTTGGTCTCGTTTCTGGGGCTGGGACCCAAAAGAAGTATGGGCTTTGATTACGTGGTTATTCTATGCTGCTTACTTGCATTTGCGTTTAGGCAAAGGTTGGCAAGGTGAAAAATCTGCATGGCTAGCTGTGCTTGGGTTTATTATCATCATGTTTAACTTAGTCGCAGTAAACTTAATAATCGCCGGGTTGCATTCTTACGCATAA
- the resA gene encoding thiol-disulfide oxidoreductase ResA, with amino-acid sequence MDKEEKQTKNSKKKKRAVMRTTILAILIAAIGYTIYNSATAEDVTVLKVGDKAPNFTLVDLEGKDHKLSDYEGQGVFLNFWGTWCKPCAKEMPAMDRQYEVFSNEGVQVLAVNIAQSDFEVQSFADQYGLSFPVVIDKTKSVMTAYNIRPLPTTVLVNPEGNIQRIITGEMTEQDIEGFMEEIKPD; translated from the coding sequence ATGGATAAAGAAGAAAAACAAACAAAGAATAGTAAAAAGAAAAAAAGAGCAGTAATGCGAACGACCATCTTAGCGATTTTAATAGCTGCAATCGGCTATACCATTTATAACAGTGCTACAGCAGAAGATGTGACGGTGCTAAAAGTTGGTGACAAGGCACCTAATTTCACCTTAGTAGATCTTGAAGGCAAGGATCACAAATTATCAGATTACGAAGGACAAGGTGTCTTTTTAAATTTCTGGGGTACATGGTGTAAGCCTTGTGCGAAAGAAATGCCGGCGATGGATCGGCAATACGAGGTCTTTTCAAACGAAGGAGTTCAAGTTCTTGCAGTAAACATTGCTCAATCCGATTTTGAAGTCCAATCTTTTGCTGATCAATACGGCTTGTCTTTTCCAGTAGTGATTGATAAAACAAAAAGTGTGATGACGGCTTACAACATAAGGCCATTGCCAACCACAGTGCTTGTGAATCCGGAAGGAAACATTCAGCGTATCATTACAGGTGAAATGACAGAACAGGATATTGAAGGCTTTATGGAAGAAATCAAACCTGACTAA